One part of the Microbulbifer sp. THAF38 genome encodes these proteins:
- a CDS encoding flavin prenyltransferase UbiX, with translation MILQQATFNKTVTLAMTGASGAQYGLRLLQCLLASGVRVWLLMSEAAQVVINTETDLQLPEGDDDTLQAFLADRFGAQEGQLKLFGKRDWFSPVASGTGASASMVICPASGGTLSAVACGASNNLIERAADVALKERRQLILVPREAPYSEIHLENMLKLTRMGAMILPASPGFYQKPRTVEDIVDFVVARLLDQLGVEQKLLPPWGE, from the coding sequence GTGATCTTGCAGCAAGCCACATTTAATAAAACCGTTACCCTGGCCATGACTGGGGCTTCCGGAGCCCAATACGGCCTGCGTTTGTTGCAGTGCCTGCTCGCCTCCGGCGTGCGCGTCTGGCTGTTGATGTCCGAGGCGGCCCAGGTGGTGATCAACACCGAGACCGACCTGCAACTGCCGGAGGGGGACGACGATACACTGCAGGCCTTTCTCGCCGATCGCTTCGGCGCTCAAGAGGGCCAGTTGAAATTGTTTGGCAAGCGTGACTGGTTTTCGCCAGTGGCATCCGGCACTGGAGCGTCGGCCAGTATGGTGATCTGCCCGGCCAGCGGCGGCACCTTATCGGCGGTTGCCTGTGGAGCCTCCAACAATCTGATCGAGCGCGCTGCGGATGTGGCACTGAAGGAGCGCCGCCAGCTGATTTTGGTTCCGCGCGAGGCACCTTACTCGGAGATTCACCTGGAGAATATGCTCAAACTCACCCGTATGGGGGCGATGATTCTGCCGGCCAGCCCCGGTTTTTATCAGAAACCGCGCACGGTCGAGGACATTGTCGACTTTGTGGTGGCGAGACTACTCGACCAGCTGGGCGTGGAACAAAAGTTATTACCGCCCTGGGGTGAGTAG
- the mpl gene encoding UDP-N-acetylmuramate:L-alanyl-gamma-D-glutamyl-meso-diaminopimelate ligase, with amino-acid sequence MHIHILGICGTFMGSLAQLAVAEGHRVTGSDANVYPPMSTQLQQAGIQITEGYDPAQLAPAPDLVIVGNAMSRGNPAVEAVLEQGLPYTSGAQWLCDHFLGGRWVLAVAGTHGKTTTASMLAWILEAADMQPGFLIGGVPGNFGVSARLGESPFFVVEADEYDTAFFDKRSKFVHYRPRTVIINNLEFDHADIFDDLAAIQRQFHHLVRTVPGNGLIVSAAEDNVEQVLQQGCWSEVQRFASEDQPGISAGDWRAVNIAADGSSFSVLFEGAEVARVEWDLTGMHNVRNGLAAMAAARHVGVVPELSASALGRFQGVKRRMECLGEVAGIRVYDDFAHHPTAIESTLTGLRAKVGKDKIIALIEPRSNTMRMGVHQGQLANACSGADMVLWYQPQGMNWSLDEVAHHSPVPAKIFDTIENGVESVLQLAGEGSHIVVMSNGGFGGIHQRLIGALEQKYNYST; translated from the coding sequence ATGCATATCCATATTCTCGGTATTTGCGGCACCTTTATGGGCAGCCTAGCCCAATTGGCGGTAGCCGAAGGACACCGGGTCACCGGTAGCGATGCCAATGTCTATCCCCCCATGAGCACTCAGTTGCAGCAGGCGGGTATCCAAATTACCGAGGGCTATGACCCGGCTCAACTGGCGCCGGCCCCGGACCTGGTGATTGTCGGCAATGCCATGTCCCGCGGTAACCCCGCCGTGGAAGCGGTGCTTGAACAAGGTTTGCCCTATACCTCTGGTGCCCAGTGGCTCTGCGACCACTTCCTCGGCGGGCGCTGGGTACTGGCAGTAGCGGGCACTCACGGTAAGACCACGACCGCCAGCATGTTGGCCTGGATTCTGGAAGCGGCGGATATGCAGCCGGGCTTCCTGATCGGCGGTGTGCCAGGCAACTTTGGAGTGTCGGCGCGCTTGGGGGAATCCCCCTTCTTTGTGGTGGAGGCGGATGAATACGACACGGCCTTCTTCGATAAGCGCTCTAAGTTTGTGCATTACCGCCCACGTACAGTGATTATCAACAACCTGGAATTCGATCACGCCGATATCTTTGACGATTTGGCGGCGATCCAGCGGCAGTTTCATCATCTGGTGCGCACGGTGCCCGGCAACGGCCTGATTGTCAGCGCCGCAGAAGATAATGTGGAGCAGGTATTGCAGCAGGGTTGCTGGAGTGAAGTGCAGCGCTTTGCCAGTGAGGATCAGCCGGGGATCAGTGCGGGCGACTGGCGTGCGGTGAATATTGCCGCGGATGGCAGCAGCTTTAGTGTGCTGTTCGAGGGTGCCGAAGTGGCGCGTGTGGAGTGGGATCTTACCGGTATGCACAATGTGCGCAATGGTCTCGCCGCCATGGCCGCAGCCCGTCACGTGGGTGTGGTGCCGGAGTTGAGCGCCTCTGCCCTTGGACGTTTTCAGGGCGTAAAGCGCCGTATGGAATGTCTGGGCGAAGTGGCGGGTATCCGCGTTTACGATGATTTTGCCCACCATCCCACTGCGATCGAATCCACGCTTACGGGCCTCAGGGCCAAAGTGGGCAAGGACAAGATCATCGCCTTAATAGAGCCCCGCTCCAACACCATGCGCATGGGCGTGCACCAGGGCCAGTTGGCCAATGCCTGTAGCGGCGCGGATATGGTCTTGTGGTATCAGCCCCAAGGCATGAATTGGTCTCTGGATGAAGTGGCTCACCACTCTCCGGTGCCGGCCAAGATTTTTGACACTATCGAGAATGGGGTCGAATCGGTACTTCAGCTCGCCGGTGAAGGCAGCCATATAGTAGTGATGAGCAACGGTGGCTTCGGTGGTATCCATCAGCGTTTGATCGGAGCCCTGGAGCAAAAATATAACTATTCGACCTGA
- a CDS encoding 6-phosphofructokinase produces MSKKNAFYAQSGGVTAVINASACGVIEAARENQDKIGKVYAGLNGILGALREELIDVSQESVEDIAALRHTPSGAFGSCRYKLKSLEENRAEYERLIEVFKAHDIGYFFYNGGGDSADTCLKVSQLSETMGYPIQAIHIPKTVDNDLPLTDNCPGFGSVAKYVAVSTKEAAMDVASMCATSTKVFILEVMGRHAGWIAAAGALAQEEEGDAPHIILFPEVAFDKEKFLAKVQKTVDEKGYCVIVASEGAQYEDGTFLADAGTTDAFGHKQLGGVAPTLANMIKSELGLKYHWALADYLQRAARHIASATDVEHAYAVGRAAVEMAAAGKNAIMPAIIRAEGEEYSWSIAEAPLSEVANVEKFMPKEYISEDGFGITEAGREYLLPLIQGEDYPPYKNGVPQYAKLKKQLVEKKLDTEFKS; encoded by the coding sequence ATGTCGAAGAAGAATGCCTTTTACGCGCAGTCCGGTGGTGTGACTGCCGTAATCAATGCCTCCGCCTGCGGCGTAATAGAAGCCGCCCGTGAAAACCAGGACAAAATTGGCAAAGTCTACGCGGGGCTGAACGGCATCCTCGGCGCACTGCGCGAGGAACTGATCGACGTGAGCCAGGAAAGTGTGGAAGACATCGCCGCACTGCGTCACACCCCCTCCGGCGCCTTTGGCTCCTGCCGTTACAAGCTGAAAAGCCTGGAAGAGAACCGCGCAGAGTACGAGCGCCTGATCGAAGTGTTCAAGGCCCACGATATCGGCTACTTCTTCTATAACGGCGGCGGCGACTCCGCCGATACCTGCCTGAAAGTCTCGCAGCTGTCTGAGACCATGGGTTACCCAATCCAGGCCATCCATATTCCCAAAACGGTCGACAACGATCTGCCGCTAACCGACAACTGCCCCGGCTTTGGCTCCGTAGCCAAATACGTTGCAGTTTCCACCAAGGAAGCGGCCATGGACGTAGCCTCCATGTGCGCCACCTCCACCAAGGTCTTTATCCTCGAAGTAATGGGTCGTCACGCGGGCTGGATTGCCGCCGCCGGCGCCCTAGCCCAGGAAGAGGAAGGCGATGCACCGCACATCATCCTGTTCCCGGAAGTGGCCTTCGATAAAGAGAAGTTCCTGGCCAAAGTGCAAAAGACCGTGGACGAAAAAGGCTACTGTGTAATCGTCGCCTCCGAGGGCGCCCAGTACGAAGACGGCACCTTCCTCGCCGATGCCGGCACCACCGACGCCTTCGGTCACAAGCAGCTGGGCGGTGTGGCACCGACCCTCGCCAATATGATCAAAAGTGAGCTGGGACTGAAATACCACTGGGCACTGGCCGACTACCTGCAACGCGCCGCCCGCCATATCGCCTCCGCCACCGATGTGGAGCATGCCTACGCCGTCGGTCGTGCCGCCGTGGAAATGGCGGCAGCCGGCAAGAACGCCATTATGCCGGCAATTATTCGTGCGGAAGGTGAAGAGTACAGCTGGTCTATCGCGGAAGCACCACTGTCTGAAGTGGCCAACGTCGAAAAATTTATGCCGAAAGAATATATTAGCGAAGACGGCTTCGGCATTACCGAAGCGGGACGCGAGTACCTGTTACCGTTAATTCAGGGCGAAGACTACCCTCCCTACAAAAACGGCGTGCCCCAATATGCCAAGCTGAAAAAGCAACTAGTAGAAAAGAAACTGGATACTGAGTTTAAATCTTAA
- a CDS encoding RND family transporter — MLSALKNSYEFLVTKRPLAVLVVIGLLTLLAAMGLPRFKIDASADSLTLEADKSLDYFREIAERYASGDFLVVTYRYKDGDLFSDESLEALGRLRDELAGVDGVSSVQSILDVPLLYSPKLSLTDITDEIRTLSQSDTDRDLARQEFLSSPIYRELILSPDGQTTALLANLTLDSRGIELVRERDALRRKRNSEGLSPEEAARLEEVSAVYLEHRTVQEQEAHQRVDTVRAILAGYDDDAELFLGGVTMITADMISFIKSDLLVFGLGILAFIILTLLLIFRQPRWVLLPLLTCVTTAVMILGLLSWLDWRMTVISANFVALLLIITLAITIHLAVRYREYIAQNPDWSRETLVLQTVRFMAKPCLYTALTTIVAFVSLVVSGIRPVIDFGWMMTMGVTLALVLSFLIIPSFLMILPKRQGKVSEDNSHAFTLRFSSFAERHKFVVLGVSLIAAVVSVVGMSQLKVENRFIDYFDDSTEIYQGMLVIDRRLGGTVTLDIILDKPEEEAVAFEGEEDPFAVEAEDDPFALEEDPFAASEEDPFGSEEAAPQQSYWFTVAGLATLEQLHDYLEEQPEIGKVQSLATLYKVARDLKGGQLNDFELAVANTSLPPEIRGVLVDPYLSAEHNQARITLRVMETDPNLRRGELIERIYDYAHNEMGIAPENIHQTGLLVLYNNMLQSLFKSQILTLGAVFVGILLMFLVLFRSLSIAIIALVPNMLAACVVLGGMGLAGIPLDMMTITIAAITVGIGVDHAIHYLYRFRAEFAKDGDYLATMHRSHATIGRAMFYTAITIIAGFSILALSKFVPSIYFGLLTALAMSAALLGSLTLLPLLLVMVKPLGAGSVDSGEIDIPEGAAKA, encoded by the coding sequence ATGCTGTCAGCTCTGAAGAACTCTTATGAATTCCTGGTAACCAAACGGCCACTGGCTGTATTGGTGGTTATCGGCCTACTCACCCTGCTGGCAGCGATGGGTCTGCCCCGCTTCAAAATCGATGCTTCGGCGGACTCCCTCACCCTGGAAGCAGACAAATCGCTGGATTATTTCCGCGAGATCGCCGAGCGCTACGCCAGCGGTGATTTCCTGGTAGTGACTTACCGTTACAAAGATGGCGACCTGTTCAGCGATGAGTCCCTGGAGGCGCTGGGCAGGCTGCGTGATGAGTTGGCCGGAGTAGATGGCGTTTCCAGTGTGCAGTCCATTCTGGATGTACCGCTGTTGTACAGCCCAAAACTGTCTCTAACTGATATAACCGATGAGATTCGCACCCTGTCCCAGTCCGACACCGATCGGGACCTGGCTCGTCAGGAGTTTCTCTCCAGCCCTATCTATCGAGAATTGATTCTGAGTCCAGACGGCCAGACCACGGCACTGCTCGCCAACCTGACGCTGGACAGCCGCGGTATTGAACTGGTGCGCGAGCGCGATGCCTTGCGCCGCAAACGCAATAGCGAGGGCCTGAGCCCGGAAGAGGCCGCGCGCCTGGAAGAGGTGAGTGCCGTTTACCTGGAACACCGCACTGTTCAAGAGCAGGAAGCCCACCAGCGGGTGGATACGGTGCGAGCAATTCTCGCCGGTTACGATGATGACGCTGAGCTTTTCCTCGGCGGTGTCACCATGATCACCGCGGATATGATCTCGTTTATCAAGAGCGATCTGCTGGTGTTCGGGTTGGGCATCCTCGCCTTTATTATCCTTACCCTGTTACTGATCTTCCGTCAGCCCCGTTGGGTGCTGTTACCGCTGCTCACCTGCGTCACCACCGCAGTGATGATTCTTGGCCTACTCAGTTGGCTCGACTGGCGTATGACCGTAATCTCCGCCAACTTCGTCGCTCTGCTGTTGATTATCACCCTGGCCATCACCATCCACTTAGCGGTGCGCTACCGCGAATATATTGCGCAAAACCCCGACTGGAGCCGTGAGACACTGGTGCTGCAGACAGTGCGGTTTATGGCCAAGCCCTGTTTGTACACGGCCTTGACCACTATCGTTGCATTTGTGTCACTGGTGGTGAGCGGCATTCGCCCAGTGATCGACTTTGGTTGGATGATGACGATGGGTGTCACACTGGCCCTGGTGTTGTCCTTCCTGATTATCCCCAGCTTTCTGATGATCCTGCCCAAGCGCCAGGGCAAAGTGAGTGAGGATAATTCTCATGCCTTCACCCTGCGCTTCTCCAGCTTTGCCGAGCGCCATAAGTTCGTGGTGCTGGGGGTCTCCCTGATTGCTGCGGTAGTTAGTGTGGTGGGCATGTCTCAGCTCAAAGTGGAAAACCGCTTTATCGATTATTTCGATGACTCCACCGAAATTTATCAGGGGATGCTGGTGATTGACCGCCGCCTGGGCGGCACTGTAACCCTGGATATCATCCTCGATAAACCCGAAGAAGAGGCGGTGGCCTTCGAGGGCGAGGAAGATCCCTTTGCCGTGGAAGCGGAAGACGATCCGTTTGCGCTAGAGGAGGATCCCTTCGCCGCTTCCGAAGAAGACCCCTTCGGCAGTGAGGAAGCGGCCCCGCAGCAGAGTTACTGGTTTACCGTAGCCGGTCTCGCCACGCTGGAGCAGTTGCACGACTACCTGGAAGAGCAACCCGAGATTGGCAAGGTGCAGTCCCTGGCTACCCTGTACAAGGTGGCGCGGGATCTAAAAGGCGGCCAGCTGAATGATTTCGAACTGGCAGTGGCCAATACCAGCCTGCCGCCGGAAATTCGCGGTGTATTGGTAGATCCCTATCTCTCCGCAGAGCACAACCAGGCACGTATTACCCTGAGGGTGATGGAGACAGATCCAAATCTGCGCCGTGGTGAATTGATCGAGCGCATTTACGATTACGCGCATAACGAGATGGGCATAGCGCCGGAAAACATCCACCAAACAGGACTGCTAGTGCTTTACAACAATATGCTGCAGAGCCTGTTTAAGTCCCAGATCCTGACCTTGGGTGCGGTGTTTGTGGGCATCTTGCTGATGTTCCTGGTGTTGTTCCGCTCTCTGTCGATCGCCATTATCGCGCTGGTGCCGAATATGTTGGCGGCCTGTGTGGTGCTTGGTGGTATGGGCCTCGCTGGTATACCGCTGGATATGATGACGATCACTATCGCCGCGATTACCGTGGGAATTGGTGTGGACCACGCGATTCACTATCTGTACCGCTTCCGCGCCGAGTTTGCCAAAGACGGCGATTACCTGGCTACCATGCATCGCAGCCACGCCACGATCGGCCGTGCCATGTTCTACACGGCCATCACGATTATTGCCGGCTTCTCAATTTTGGCGCTGTCCAAGTTTGTGCCTTCTATTTACTTTGGTCTCTTGACCGCCTTGGCGATGTCCGCGGCACTGCTGGGCTCATTGACGTTACTGCCACTGCTGCTGGTGATGGTTAAGCCACTGGGAGCCGGTTCTGTAGATAGTGGTGAGATAGACATTCCAGAGGGTGCGGCCAAGGCCTGA
- a CDS encoding SelT/SelW/SelH family protein, with amino-acid sequence MKPSITIHYCAQCNWMLRATWMAQELLHTFADDLQQVALQPGTGGIFEIRIGENLIWERKRDGGFPGAKELKRRVRDLLFPERDLGHIDTP; translated from the coding sequence GTGAAACCGAGCATAACTATTCACTACTGTGCGCAATGCAACTGGATGTTGCGGGCCACCTGGATGGCCCAAGAGTTGCTTCACACTTTTGCGGATGACCTTCAACAGGTTGCATTACAACCCGGAACTGGAGGAATATTCGAAATCCGCATTGGTGAAAATTTGATCTGGGAGCGCAAACGCGATGGCGGTTTTCCCGGAGCAAAAGAACTCAAGCGGCGCGTGCGGGACCTGCTATTTCCCGAGCGCGACCTGGGACATATCGATACTCCCTGA